A section of the Quatrionicoccus australiensis genome encodes:
- a CDS encoding 3-hydroxyacyl-CoA dehydrogenase codes for MQIKDKVFLVTGAGSGLGAATAKVLAEAGAKVVLVDLNREAGEKLAAELGAGARFVETDVSSETSAVNAVQTAISVFGGLHGLVNCAGVAPAEKVVGKEGPHRLESFAKVININLVGTFNMIRLAAEAMMKGEPDAGGERGVIVNTASVAAYEGQLGQAAYAASKGGIVALTLPVARELARSGIRVMTIAPGIMETPMLLGMPPEVQDSLGKMVPFPSRMGKPAEYAALVKHIAENSYLNGEVIRLDGAIRMGTK; via the coding sequence ATGCAAATCAAGGATAAAGTGTTTTTGGTCACCGGTGCGGGTTCCGGTCTGGGTGCGGCAACGGCGAAGGTGTTGGCTGAAGCGGGTGCCAAGGTGGTTCTGGTTGATCTGAATCGCGAAGCTGGTGAAAAACTGGCCGCAGAATTGGGGGCTGGGGCGAGGTTTGTCGAAACCGATGTCTCCAGCGAGACTTCGGCGGTCAACGCGGTGCAGACGGCAATTTCCGTTTTTGGTGGTCTGCATGGCCTGGTTAACTGCGCCGGCGTGGCGCCGGCCGAAAAAGTGGTCGGCAAGGAAGGTCCGCATCGTCTGGAGAGCTTTGCTAAGGTCATCAACATCAACCTGGTCGGAACTTTCAACATGATTCGTCTGGCCGCCGAGGCGATGATGAAGGGGGAGCCGGATGCGGGTGGTGAGCGTGGCGTCATCGTCAATACGGCGTCGGTTGCAGCCTATGAAGGCCAGCTCGGTCAGGCGGCCTATGCCGCTTCCAAGGGCGGTATCGTGGCGCTGACCCTGCCGGTGGCGCGCGAACTTGCGCGTAGTGGTATTCGTGTCATGACCATTGCTCCCGGCATTATGGAAACGCCGATGCTGCTCGGCATGCCGCCGGAAGTTCAGGACTCGCTGGGCAAGATGGTGCCGTTCCCGTCGCGCATGGGCAAGCCGGCCGAGTACGCTGCGCTGGTGAAGCACATTGCCGAAAACTCGTACCTGAATGGCGAAGTCATTCGTTTGGATGGCGCCATCCGCATGGGTACCAAATAA
- a CDS encoding heavy metal translocating P-type ATPase — MPEVSCYHCGQAVPDELDLPVTIGGQARSMCCYGCQAVAQSIVDNGLEDYYRSRDSLPESQREAMPQILDQLALFDHADFQKSFVKELGESEREASLLLEGITCAACIWLNEQHIGKLPGVTAVDINYATRRARVRWDESRIKLSDILGAIAAIGYRAYPYDAAKNEEISRKERREALWRLWVAGFGMMQVMMYAFPVYIANGDMTSDIESMMRLASLLLTLPVVFYSSAPFFRNAWRDIKLRRVGMDVPVALGVGAAFLASCWASLTGEGEVYFDSVTMFVFFLLGGRYLEMTARQKALSVTEALAKLLPAFAQKLLNFPVDRTVEQCVVADLRPGDHVLVRAGEAIPADGRVVEGFSCANEALLTGESKPVVKMPGDAVTGGSLNAESPLIVRVEQVGEATRLSAIVQLMERAATEKPKIVEMADRIASYFVAALLLVAALVAVGWYVADPSKALWITVSVLVVTCPCALSLATPIALTVSAGALAKDGLLVTRGHAIETLARATHFVFDKTGTLTGGRMSLRGVLVVGGLPEAECLAMAAALEQSSEHPVAAALRQAVSGELPEASMALSEPGQGIEGVIDGRRCRIGRPDYALALSGAQLPVAADDWMESGETVVVLADASACLALFRIGDELRSESKALIDYLRSLGKHVVLLTGDAPSVARRVASELGIEDVRAGVTPQGKHACVKALQEEGGVVAMVGDGVNDAPVLAQAQVSIAMGGGAQLARTQSDFVLLSENLDHLSDGLRRARQTLVIIRQNLWWSFAYNFVALPLAIGGYVTPWLAGIGMSASSLLVVLNSLRIQRAKAD; from the coding sequence ATGCCAGAAGTATCCTGCTATCACTGCGGTCAGGCTGTTCCCGATGAACTCGATTTGCCGGTCACCATCGGCGGGCAGGCGCGCAGCATGTGCTGCTACGGTTGCCAGGCGGTAGCCCAGTCAATTGTCGATAATGGCCTGGAAGACTATTACCGCAGTCGTGACTCGCTGCCCGAGTCGCAGCGTGAGGCGATGCCGCAGATCCTTGATCAGCTGGCGCTTTTCGATCATGCCGATTTCCAGAAAAGTTTCGTCAAGGAGTTGGGCGAAAGCGAGCGCGAGGCTTCGCTACTACTCGAAGGTATTACCTGCGCTGCCTGTATCTGGCTGAACGAACAGCACATTGGCAAACTGCCCGGTGTTACCGCAGTCGACATCAATTATGCGACCCGGCGTGCCCGCGTGCGCTGGGATGAATCGCGCATCAAGCTCTCCGACATCCTTGGGGCAATCGCTGCGATCGGTTATCGGGCTTACCCGTACGATGCTGCGAAGAACGAGGAAATCTCCCGCAAGGAACGGCGCGAGGCGCTTTGGCGTTTGTGGGTGGCCGGCTTCGGCATGATGCAGGTCATGATGTATGCCTTCCCGGTCTATATCGCCAATGGCGACATGACCTCGGATATCGAAAGCATGATGCGTCTGGCCAGCTTGCTGCTGACCTTGCCGGTCGTTTTCTATTCCTCGGCACCTTTTTTTCGCAATGCCTGGCGCGACATCAAGTTGCGGCGAGTCGGCATGGATGTACCGGTGGCGCTTGGTGTTGGCGCGGCCTTTCTGGCCAGTTGCTGGGCGAGTCTGACTGGTGAGGGCGAGGTTTATTTCGACTCGGTAACGATGTTTGTCTTTTTCCTGCTGGGTGGGCGTTATCTCGAGATGACGGCTCGCCAGAAGGCGCTCAGCGTGACCGAGGCCTTGGCCAAGCTTTTGCCTGCCTTCGCGCAAAAACTGCTCAATTTTCCGGTCGACCGTACGGTTGAACAATGCGTGGTTGCAGACTTGCGGCCGGGCGATCATGTCCTGGTCCGTGCGGGTGAGGCGATTCCGGCAGATGGCAGGGTGGTTGAAGGTTTCAGCTGTGCCAATGAGGCGTTGCTGACCGGAGAAAGCAAGCCAGTAGTAAAAATGCCGGGTGATGCCGTGACCGGGGGGTCGTTGAATGCAGAAAGTCCCTTGATTGTCAGGGTGGAGCAAGTTGGAGAGGCGACACGCCTGTCGGCCATTGTGCAACTCATGGAGCGGGCAGCAACGGAAAAGCCGAAGATCGTCGAGATGGCTGACCGCATTGCCAGCTATTTTGTCGCCGCACTGTTGCTGGTGGCGGCTTTGGTTGCGGTTGGCTGGTATGTCGCAGATCCGTCAAAGGCACTCTGGATTACTGTTTCCGTGCTTGTGGTGACCTGTCCGTGCGCCCTTTCCCTGGCGACTCCGATTGCCTTGACTGTGTCGGCGGGTGCTTTGGCCAAGGATGGTTTGCTGGTAACGCGCGGACATGCGATCGAAACCCTGGCAAGGGCCACGCATTTCGTTTTTGATAAAACCGGGACGTTGACCGGTGGGCGCATGAGTTTGCGGGGAGTTCTGGTCGTCGGGGGGCTTCCTGAGGCTGAATGTCTGGCGATGGCGGCGGCGTTGGAGCAGTCATCCGAACATCCGGTTGCCGCCGCGTTGCGCCAGGCAGTGAGCGGCGAGTTGCCGGAGGCGAGCATGGCGCTTAGTGAACCGGGGCAGGGTATCGAGGGCGTGATTGATGGTCGCCGTTGCCGTATTGGCCGGCCGGACTACGCCCTGGCCTTGTCTGGTGCGCAACTTCCGGTGGCTGCGGACGACTGGATGGAAAGTGGCGAAACGGTGGTGGTGCTGGCTGATGCGAGTGCTTGTCTGGCGCTGTTCCGGATCGGCGATGAGTTGCGTTCGGAATCCAAAGCGTTGATTGATTATTTGCGTAGTCTGGGAAAGCACGTTGTTCTCCTTACGGGAGACGCCCCCTCGGTGGCGCGGCGCGTTGCCTCTGAGCTCGGTATTGAAGACGTGCGAGCCGGCGTGACGCCGCAGGGCAAGCATGCCTGTGTCAAGGCCTTGCAGGAAGAGGGGGGGGTTGTTGCCATGGTTGGCGATGGGGTCAATGATGCGCCGGTTCTGGCGCAGGCGCAGGTCTCGATTGCTATGGGTGGCGGGGCTCAACTGGCCAGGACGCAATCCGATTTTGTGCTCCTTTCGGAAAATCTGGATCATCTGAGTGATGGCTTGCGTCGGGCGCGACAAACCCTGGTCATTATTCGCCAGAACTTGTGGTGGTCATTTGCCTATAATTTTGTCGCGCTCCCTTTGGCGATTGGCGGGTATGTGACGCCGTGGCTGGCTGGTATAGGCATGTCCGCCAGTTCCTTGCTGGTGGTTCTTAACTCCCTGCGCATTCAGCGCGCAAAGGCGGATTGA
- the ccoS gene encoding cbb3-type cytochrome oxidase assembly protein CcoS yields the protein MESIYLLVPISVILVFAIAVIFWWSVRSGQFDDLEGPGFRVLMDDDERPPQPVDADGKKDNSGKI from the coding sequence ATGGAAAGTATCTATTTACTGGTGCCGATTTCGGTCATTCTGGTTTTTGCGATTGCCGTTATTTTCTGGTGGTCGGTTCGCAGTGGTCAGTTTGATGACCTTGAGGGGCCTGGCTTTCGTGTCCTGATGGATGATGATGAGCGGCCGCCGCAGCCTGTTGATGCTGATGGCAAAAAAGACAATTCAGGGAAGATTTGA
- the ccoN gene encoding cytochrome-c oxidase, cbb3-type subunit I — MSGSQTTYNDKVVRQFTVMTVIWGIVGMLVGVIIAAQLVWPELNIAWLHFGRLRPLHTNAVIFAFGGCALFATSYWCVQRTCHTRLWGGPLIPFTFWGWQIVILLAAITLPLGITTGKEYAELEWPIDILITLVWVSYGLVFFGTIAKRTVSHIYVANWFFGSMIVAVALLHLVNSCEVPVGFLRSYSCYAGVQDAMIQWWYGHNAVGFFLTAGFLGMMYYFVPKQAGRPVYSYRLSVVHFWALIFTYMWAGPHHLHYTALPDWTQSVGMIFSLILLAPSWGGMINGIMTLSGAWHKLRDDPILKFLITSLSFYGMSTFEGPMMSIKTVNALSHYTDWTVGHVHSGALGWVAMVSIGSMYYLLPRLFGKTEMYSTKLVTTHFWIATIGTVLYIASMWIAGVMQGLMWRAVNADGTLAYSFVESVKGSYPFWAIRWLGGVLFLSGMLIMAYNMFKTMAGGNTKDVPVVAPAAHHA, encoded by the coding sequence ATGTCTGGATCGCAAACCACATATAACGATAAGGTCGTACGGCAATTCACCGTCATGACCGTCATCTGGGGCATCGTCGGCATGCTTGTCGGTGTCATCATCGCTGCACAACTTGTGTGGCCAGAGCTGAATATCGCTTGGCTGCACTTCGGGCGTCTGCGTCCGTTGCATACCAATGCGGTTATTTTTGCATTTGGTGGCTGTGCTTTGTTTGCAACGTCTTACTGGTGCGTTCAGCGTACCTGTCATACCCGCCTCTGGGGCGGCCCGCTGATTCCCTTTACCTTCTGGGGTTGGCAGATCGTTATCCTGTTGGCTGCAATTACGCTGCCGCTGGGTATCACTACGGGCAAGGAATACGCTGAGCTGGAGTGGCCGATCGATATCCTGATCACGCTGGTCTGGGTTTCGTATGGCTTGGTCTTTTTCGGTACGATCGCCAAGCGCACGGTTTCCCATATCTATGTGGCTAACTGGTTCTTCGGCTCCATGATTGTTGCTGTTGCTCTTCTGCATCTGGTGAATAGCTGTGAAGTTCCGGTTGGCTTCCTGCGCTCCTATTCCTGCTATGCCGGTGTTCAGGATGCAATGATCCAGTGGTGGTACGGTCACAACGCCGTGGGCTTCTTCCTGACTGCAGGCTTCCTGGGCATGATGTACTACTTCGTTCCGAAGCAGGCTGGCCGTCCGGTTTATTCCTATCGTCTGTCCGTAGTTCACTTCTGGGCGCTGATCTTTACCTACATGTGGGCGGGTCCTCACCATCTGCACTACACGGCCCTGCCGGACTGGACTCAGTCGGTCGGCATGATCTTCTCCCTGATTCTGCTGGCTCCGTCCTGGGGTGGCATGATCAACGGCATCATGACCCTGTCGGGTGCTTGGCATAAGCTGCGCGATGATCCTATCCTGAAGTTCCTGATCACCTCCCTGTCCTTCTACGGTATGTCTACCTTTGAAGGTCCGATGATGTCGATCAAGACCGTCAATGCGCTGTCGCACTACACTGACTGGACTGTTGGTCACGTGCACTCCGGTGCCTTGGGCTGGGTGGCGATGGTTTCCATTGGTTCCATGTACTACCTGCTGCCGCGCTTGTTCGGCAAGACCGAGATGTACAGCACCAAGCTGGTCACGACCCATTTCTGGATTGCTACCATCGGTACCGTGCTCTATATCGCTTCGATGTGGATTGCCGGTGTGATGCAGGGCTTGATGTGGCGTGCTGTCAATGCCGACGGTACCCTGGCTTACAGCTTTGTTGAGTCGGTCAAGGGCTCCTATCCGTTCTGGGCGATTCGTTGGCTGGGCGGTGTCCTGTTCCTGTCTGGCATGCTGATCATGGCTTACAACATGTTCAAGACCATGGCCGGTGGTAACACCAAGGACGTGCCGGTTGTCGCTCCGGCCGCTCACCACGCCTGA
- the ccoO gene encoding cytochrome-c oxidase, cbb3-type subunit II, which produces MIMIKHDQIERNVGLLFVLTLFVVLWGGLLEIVPLFFQKSTTTPVEGLKPYDAVRLAGRDVYLREGCYNCHSQMIRPFRAETERYGHYSVAGEYVYDHPFQWGSKRTGPDLHRVGGRYSDEWQRAHLINPRDVVPESNMPAFAFLASTKAKDSVAADIEGKMKVMRTYANLRGIPTYSDEEIKGAKAAIGDKTEMDVLIAYLQEMGTSLKNTK; this is translated from the coding sequence ATAATAATGATCAAGCACGATCAAATTGAACGGAACGTTGGCCTGCTCTTCGTTCTCACGCTGTTTGTTGTCCTGTGGGGCGGTTTGCTGGAAATTGTTCCGCTCTTCTTCCAGAAGTCGACCACGACGCCGGTCGAGGGGCTCAAGCCCTATGACGCGGTGCGTCTGGCCGGTCGTGATGTATATCTCCGTGAAGGCTGTTACAACTGCCATTCGCAGATGATTCGTCCGTTCCGTGCGGAAACCGAGCGCTATGGTCACTATTCGGTGGCTGGTGAGTATGTCTACGATCACCCGTTTCAATGGGGTTCCAAGCGTACCGGTCCGGATCTGCATCGTGTCGGCGGTCGTTATTCTGACGAATGGCAGCGCGCCCACCTGATCAACCCGCGTGACGTGGTTCCTGAGTCGAACATGCCGGCCTTTGCCTTCTTGGCATCGACCAAGGCAAAAGACTCGGTAGCTGCTGATATCGAGGGCAAGATGAAGGTTATGCGCACTTATGCCAATCTTCGCGGTATTCCGACCTACTCCGATGAGGAGATCAAGGGTGCCAAGGCTGCTATCGGCGACAAGACCGAAATGGATGTTCTGATTGCGTACCTGCAGGAAATGGGTACCTCGTTGAAGAACACCAAGTAA
- a CDS encoding cbb3-type cytochrome oxidase subunit 3, with product MDINDLRSIVTVAGLLCFLAIVGWAYGKSSKKGFEEAANLPFAEHDDEGVASGTSHPR from the coding sequence ATGGACATCAACGATCTGCGCTCCATCGTTACCGTTGCCGGGTTGCTCTGCTTCTTGGCGATCGTGGGGTGGGCATATGGCAAGAGCAGCAAAAAAGGTTTTGAGGAAGCTGCCAACTTGCCATTCGCGGAGCATGATGATGAGGGTGTGGCGTCTGGTACGTCACATCCGCGCTGA
- the ccoP gene encoding cytochrome-c oxidase, cbb3-type subunit III, which translates to MSDFVSDFWNLYVVVIVLASILACAVLLIVQGKATFTPGKTMGHVWDETLEEYNNPMPKWWSWMFVITVVFALVYLALYPGLGNFKGMLGWTSGGQHQAEVAKMDATVKPLFDKYMAMDLKAVAADKQANEMGKRLYLTYCMQCHGADARGAKGFPNLTDADWLYGGEPEQIKETIANGRMGVMPPHAQLGADTIKDVANFVRSLSGLQNDAVRAAKGKEVFSSAGCIGCHGPEATGMHAIGAPNLTDKVWLYGSSEATITETITNGRQNKMPAWKEFLGDAKVHLLAAYVLSLGQGAK; encoded by the coding sequence ATGAGCGATTTCGTTAGCGATTTTTGGAACCTGTACGTTGTAGTAATCGTCTTGGCAAGTATTCTTGCTTGTGCGGTTCTGCTGATCGTTCAGGGCAAAGCGACTTTCACCCCGGGCAAGACCATGGGTCACGTCTGGGATGAAACCCTTGAGGAATACAACAATCCGATGCCCAAGTGGTGGAGTTGGATGTTTGTCATCACCGTGGTTTTTGCGCTGGTCTATCTGGCGCTTTATCCGGGGCTTGGCAACTTCAAGGGCATGCTGGGTTGGACTTCCGGTGGTCAACACCAGGCTGAAGTGGCCAAGATGGATGCGACGGTCAAGCCGCTGTTTGATAAGTACATGGCCATGGATCTCAAGGCTGTAGCTGCTGACAAGCAGGCCAACGAGATGGGCAAGCGTTTGTATCTGACCTACTGCATGCAGTGTCATGGTGCCGATGCTCGCGGTGCAAAGGGCTTCCCGAATCTGACCGATGCTGACTGGCTGTACGGCGGTGAGCCGGAGCAGATCAAGGAAACCATTGCCAATGGTCGCATGGGTGTGATGCCCCCGCACGCTCAACTGGGTGCTGATACGATCAAGGATGTGGCCAATTTCGTCCGTTCTTTGTCGGGTCTGCAGAATGATGCCGTGCGTGCTGCCAAGGGTAAGGAAGTCTTTTCCAGTGCCGGCTGTATCGGCTGCCACGGTCCAGAAGCCACAGGTATGCACGCTATCGGTGCTCCGAATCTGACCGACAAGGTCTGGCTGTATGGCTCCTCTGAAGCAACCATTACCGAAACCATTACCAACGGTCGTCAGAACAAGATGCCCGCCTGGAAGGAGTTCCTCGGTGATGCCAAGGTCCACCTGCTTGCAGCCTACGTGTTGAGCTTGGGTCAAGGCGCCAAGTAA
- the ccoG gene encoding cytochrome c oxidase accessory protein CcoG, which translates to MKPTEKIVQNSAAVSFYEKHRKIYIRDVRGWWNTWRWVLVFLTQILFYGLPWLQWNDRQAVLFHLVERKFYLFGLVLWPQDVFYLALLLIISAYALFLFTAIAGRLFCGYACPQTVYSEIFMWVENRIEGDRSARIKLDKGAMSARKFGLKAFKHTAWLVISIWTGFTLVAYFTPVSELLSALPFDLSGWELFWLFFYSGFCYMQAGFLREQVCKYMCPYARFQGVMFDPDTLVITYDPERGEPRGAHKKGVDAKLVGLGDCVDCGLCVTVCPTGIDIRNGIQYECIGCGACIDACEPVMDKLGLPRGLIRYTTENALAKHLNRKEVIGHVLRPRVLLYSAILAGITLAAIWSLAVRIPLKVDVIRDRSVLAREADDGRIENIYNLKIMNTTEEPMRYLLAVDGMVGVEIQGAAVVDVASSENHELTVVVRVPPESGKKGANTIYFDVKAVNDAKIAVHEKASFLMP; encoded by the coding sequence ATGAAACCAACCGAAAAAATCGTCCAAAATTCCGCTGCTGTTTCTTTTTATGAGAAGCACAGAAAAATCTACATTCGCGATGTCAGGGGGTGGTGGAATACTTGGCGCTGGGTGCTGGTTTTTCTGACCCAAATACTGTTCTACGGCCTGCCCTGGCTGCAGTGGAACGACCGGCAAGCGGTTCTTTTCCATCTGGTTGAGCGGAAGTTCTATCTGTTCGGACTGGTTCTCTGGCCGCAGGATGTTTTTTATCTGGCGCTTTTGCTGATCATTTCGGCCTATGCGCTATTCCTGTTTACCGCCATAGCCGGTCGTCTCTTTTGCGGCTACGCCTGTCCCCAGACTGTTTATAGCGAAATCTTCATGTGGGTCGAAAACCGCATTGAAGGTGATCGATCGGCGCGGATCAAGCTCGACAAGGGGGCGATGAGCGCCCGCAAGTTCGGCTTGAAGGCTTTCAAGCACACGGCTTGGTTGGTAATCTCAATCTGGACAGGCTTTACCCTGGTTGCTTATTTCACGCCAGTTAGTGAGTTGCTGTCGGCGTTGCCGTTTGATCTTTCGGGCTGGGAACTTTTCTGGTTGTTTTTCTATAGCGGCTTTTGCTACATGCAGGCTGGGTTTCTGCGTGAGCAGGTTTGCAAATACATGTGCCCTTATGCGCGTTTCCAGGGGGTGATGTTTGACCCGGATACTTTGGTGATTACTTATGATCCGGAGCGTGGAGAGCCGCGAGGGGCGCACAAAAAAGGTGTTGATGCCAAGTTGGTCGGCTTGGGTGACTGCGTTGATTGTGGATTGTGCGTGACTGTTTGCCCTACTGGTATTGATATTCGCAATGGAATTCAATACGAGTGCATTGGTTGCGGCGCATGTATCGATGCCTGCGAGCCGGTAATGGACAAGTTGGGCTTGCCGCGAGGCTTGATCCGCTATACGACCGAAAATGCACTGGCCAAGCATCTCAATCGCAAAGAAGTGATCGGTCATGTCCTGCGGCCTCGTGTTCTGTTGTATTCGGCTATCCTGGCCGGGATTACCCTTGCTGCCATCTGGTCGCTGGCGGTTCGTATTCCATTAAAGGTGGATGTCATCCGCGATCGATCGGTGCTGGCGCGAGAAGCGGATGATGGTCGTATTGAAAATATCTATAACCTCAAGATAATGAATACGACCGAGGAGCCTATGCGTTATCTTCTGGCGGTCGACGGAATGGTTGGGGTAGAAATCCAGGGGGCGGCTGTTGTCGACGTCGCGAGCTCCGAAAATCATGAATTGACCGTTGTTGTGCGGGTGCCGCCGGAGTCCGGGAAGAAGGGTGCCAACACGATTTATTTTGATGTAAAGGCTGTGAACGACGCGAAAATAGCGGTTCACGAAAAAGCCTCTTTTTTGATGCCCTGA
- a CDS encoding FixH family protein: MTLRNDNRPWYKERWPWILMSGPAIVIVAGIATLWLAVISNDGLVTDDYYKQGLAVNQSLKRDHEAGSLGLQADLMRADQNVRLLLNSVGEVNLPAQITLKLAHPTRAGQDQMMEMVAEGQGFYSGKLNADIGGRWLVSIEDPAGQWRLQGDWLADSGEPLRLTAKADK, from the coding sequence ATGACCCTACGAAATGACAATCGGCCTTGGTACAAAGAGCGCTGGCCATGGATTCTGATGTCCGGCCCCGCAATCGTCATCGTTGCCGGTATTGCTACCTTGTGGCTGGCTGTAATCAGCAATGATGGCTTGGTTACGGATGATTATTACAAGCAGGGACTGGCCGTAAATCAAAGCCTGAAGCGTGATCACGAAGCGGGTAGCCTCGGCTTGCAGGCGGATTTGATGCGTGCGGATCAGAACGTTCGCTTGTTGCTGAATTCAGTTGGTGAAGTAAATTTGCCTGCGCAGATTACCCTCAAGCTGGCGCATCCGACACGTGCGGGTCAGGATCAGATGATGGAAATGGTTGCTGAAGGGCAAGGCTTTTATAGCGGCAAATTGAATGCCGATATTGGTGGGCGCTGGCTTGTTTCGATTGAAGATCCTGCAGGGCAGTGGCGCTTGCAAGGAGACTGGCTGGCTGATTCAGGGGAGCCGCTACGCTTGACGGCGAAGGCGGATAAGTAG
- a CDS encoding DUF3149 domain-containing protein, whose translation MAWELLFNSDIGLMSLGVIVGVLVIGAWMGKMYKAKMEEESRNLGK comes from the coding sequence ATGGCTTGGGAACTTTTGTTTAATAGTGATATCGGTCTGATGAGCTTGGGCGTTATTGTTGGCGTTCTGGTTATCGGTGCCTGGATGGGCAAAATGTACAAGGCAAAGATGGAAGAAGAGTCCCGCAATCTGGGTAAATAG
- a CDS encoding NUDIX hydrolase has protein sequence MIMIRYCNHCGGEVEHLVPQGDSRARHICKACGNIQYENPRLVVGCVATWENKILLCRRAIEPRRGYWTLPAGFMENGETTAEAACRETLEEAGASIAIDALFSMSSIAHINQVHLFYRGHLTSSHFQAGEESLEVMLVAPENIPWQEIAFRSVTYCLQRYLEDIELGAFGFHENSLPPIGESN, from the coding sequence ATGATCATGATCAGGTACTGCAATCACTGCGGCGGCGAAGTCGAGCACCTCGTTCCCCAGGGAGACTCTCGAGCCCGCCACATATGCAAGGCCTGCGGCAATATCCAGTATGAAAACCCCCGCCTTGTCGTGGGCTGCGTTGCTACATGGGAAAACAAAATACTGCTCTGCCGCAGAGCCATCGAACCACGCCGAGGCTACTGGACATTACCGGCTGGCTTCATGGAAAACGGCGAAACCACCGCTGAAGCCGCGTGTAGGGAAACGCTGGAAGAAGCCGGCGCATCCATAGCGATCGATGCCTTGTTCTCGATGAGCAGCATCGCTCATATCAACCAGGTTCACCTGTTTTATCGTGGCCACCTCACCTCCTCACACTTTCAGGCGGGAGAGGAAAGTCTCGAGGTCATGCTTGTCGCCCCTGAAAACATTCCGTGGCAGGAAATTGCCTTTCGCAGTGTTACATACTGCCTGCAGCGCTACCTTGAGGACATCGAACTCGGCGCATTCGGCTTTCACGAAAACTCACTGCCACCTATCGGCGAGAGCAATTAA
- the motA gene encoding flagellar motor stator protein MotA yields MFLIIGYVIILAAALGTYAVHGSLLALWVPTEYIAIIGLVIGYFVASNDIKIIKGTIAAVPGILKGSKFTKAFYIDTLAMLFEILGKVRKEGLMSIEGDVENPDASPIFSKYPNLVHDHHIMEFVTDYLRMMVGGNLNTVEIESLMDVELESHHHEAAEPGHVVSAIAGAAPAFGIVVAVMGVVNVMGSVGSPPAVLGKMIGGALVGTFLGILLAYGIVEPIAKLLEQKAHEGATIYKCIKMVLLASMSGYAPQVAIEFGRKALDAGVRPSFRELEEELKARKGK; encoded by the coding sequence ATGTTTCTAATCATCGGTTATGTGATCATTTTGGCAGCGGCCTTGGGCACGTACGCGGTTCATGGCAGTTTGCTCGCACTGTGGGTGCCGACCGAATACATCGCCATTATCGGTCTGGTGATCGGCTACTTTGTTGCCTCGAACGACATCAAGATCATCAAGGGCACGATTGCGGCCGTGCCCGGTATTCTCAAGGGCTCCAAATTCACGAAAGCGTTCTATATCGATACGCTTGCCATGCTGTTCGAGATTCTTGGCAAGGTGCGCAAAGAAGGTCTGATGTCGATCGAGGGCGATGTGGAAAATCCGGATGCCAGTCCTATCTTCAGCAAGTATCCGAATCTGGTGCATGACCACCACATCATGGAGTTTGTTACCGACTACCTGCGCATGATGGTTGGTGGCAACCTGAATACCGTCGAAATCGAAAGCCTGATGGACGTTGAGCTGGAAAGCCACCACCATGAGGCAGCAGAGCCGGGGCATGTGGTTTCCGCTATTGCCGGTGCAGCCCCCGCATTCGGTATCGTCGTCGCCGTGATGGGCGTGGTGAATGTGATGGGGTCGGTGGGTAGTCCACCTGCGGTACTGGGCAAGATGATCGGTGGCGCCCTGGTCGGTACCTTTCTTGGTATTTTGCTGGCGTACGGTATCGTCGAGCCGATTGCCAAGCTGCTCGAACAAAAGGCCCACGAAGGCGCAACCATCTACAAGTGCATCAAGATGGTCTTGCTGGCATCAATGTCGGGTTACGCGCCCCAGGTTGCCATTGAATTCGGACGCAAGGCGCTGGATGCCGGGGTTCGTCCCAGTTTCCGTGAACTGGAAGAAGAGCTCAAGGCTCGCAAGGGTAAATAA